Part of the Armigeres subalbatus isolate Guangzhou_Male unplaced genomic scaffold, GZ_Asu_2 Contig207, whole genome shotgun sequence genome, gctcgcccaactctacggcgaacccagtatccagaaggtagctaaagccggaagggtacgatgggcaggacatgttgcaagaatgccggacaacaaccctgcaaagatggtgttcgcttccgatccggcaggtacgagacggcgtggagcgcagcgagcgagatgggcagaccaggtgcagaacgacttggcgagcgtggggcgtatccgaggatggagagatgcggcctcgaaccgtgtattgtggcgtcaaattgttgattcagtgttatctgtttagatgttaactaaataaatgaaaaatgaatgaaaatgaatgaatcgacgcactgctggaaccgctgccagttcaatcgatggtagtttcgccgtaACGGCTGGTGctgattgaccgaggagcccagttccgccaccaccggatagtgatccgaactgagctcctggtagacgaccggctgcgagacgtggtcactcaggtttgttatgtagaggtcgagggttgcgtggacaccggaccgactcagccgagtgggggaatccgggctcaagatcgtgtagtggccttcctccatgtcgttgctccagatggtgccgtttcgattgccgcgactgttgccccaggcttgatgtttggcattgaggtcgccggcaatgataaacTGACCTTGCTTCCGcgtaagcttgacgatgtccctccgaagggcagccgttgatccatcgccggctttggcttgcgttggacagtacgccgcgatgagcgcgattgtgccgaacgaagtggtgatttcgacacttatggcctcgatgacactgagctggaagcttggaagcagacgacagttgatgttgtagcgaagatgatggccacaccgcctcccctgtacggccggtcgagtcgcacgatgcggaagtccgggatgttgacgttcacctccggttttaggtgcgtttcggtaatgaacgccacgtctatttccttctcctcaaggaaatccttgagctcaattattttgctctttagcgagcaagcgttccagttgaccaggcccaccctagcggttattttcaatgatgaacatgccaagagtgaagacctgctcgaagcgggttttgcagccgcgctgctgcttcgtgctgctgtgtccgctccgctgcatcgagcCCGTTAGCCCCTTTTTCATCtcatatgggtgtaaatataatgtgcactcataacgatcaatgaaggggcggggctaatggaattacttcattagatataagaaggCTGGTTttcgacgcgcgcgagccattttgatgggGACTCCGCAGACAAtgtcggagaatgttatttgccactACCTTGCATGTGGGAAAAAAATGCATCGAAAATAAAtaagagatttaaaaaaaataggttttacgtaaaacaaataaaaaaaacattttttggcgaagagtcctagttggaaaatcatcataaatgaaaaaaaaaaagttttgcactttttttcccaagcaatattgtaaaaaaatccaaaaaccaaatatacaagaaaggcaaagtaTTTTTTACGCCaatcacgccataatctaacacttgagattcaaaataattattaccagtgggaaaaagtatatcttGGTCGTCATTCTTCAACGAATAATTAtaactaaaaatcaattttccactcgaaacttaagATCTGTTCTTAAAAAACCGTTCTCAAAttaacatttcaatttttatggctcaaattcatctgggggattactaggtagtaaatatagtcactatatgggaaataataagtagagctcttgttaacaaacagaaaaacatataatttgtttctggcaatatagttgccactgccttataaatggttaaactgctctttgcggaatcccgatcgaaatgggtCGCGCATCGGAAAGCagcttcttgtattcaataaattaagcctgtgtatttgaatggatgcaatcactaacagaaaccaagtttccacgccaaacgccgatgccaccgaaacagtcaattttcgcaattaaacctttctgttcagaaaatgctagttctgagaagaaccaattttcattcccaataatgtaataaaagcatTGCCAATTTCGGCACGGGATCataacagtgctatttttatagtcaaccctttcttcatatgaaatgctggttcgttgaggttgaatgatctgcaccaacacaccgaggaccaccaccaatgcgatggatttccgttgaaaatgttaccagcgcctccgtgatgctgtgtccactccgctgcgatcgctttgatgcgtcctctctgcgtgaaatcttgttcaaactgaggattagatccaaacctgcaagtaattgatttttgatgtctgtgctagtgatgcatgtacgtgattggttggtttacctttttctaaactttttatcaattatcaattaaatagttaaaaatcagtaatttcatataaatacaaagaagcgtcatccttgatcgaatggtccaaaacgAGAAACGACTGAGATAttgaagtttaaagtctatcatattttcttgacggtccctgattttcgcaatcgttaagtgtaccccaatattggAAAGACaggcgtagtcctacgtcaaaaacgcttataatatgcttgaaaatgaagctatcaccCATCTTATGTAGCCAAAAGATCCGCTATCCAAAGATCGTaaagcgatgctaagacagttttagaaaatattttgtattgatgaaagtggaagctaaaaactatttttttcgggaccatcctaactaaatttagtaattttgtcataaaacattacctttatgagataaaataaatgtttatcaaGCAAAAGTGCTAAGAATGAAAttatctacaactttgtagaataatatgatctcctaaagggccaccctaatggcaACTCACaccgaaaataatttttttcttgcagatcatttcttctgaagacgtctaAACTCtaacactgatggttttcgagttatcgatttatgtcgtgaaatttgacgaatcctaCCATTGTGCATtgttgcgttcaaaagttattacaATTTGAAAATGCGATGCAAGTCATATTGAAGGAATGGgcgttttcggaaaaatatcgatactgccgaatcgatgtttttattaCCGAAATATCGATGCCGAAAAATATCGGCGTAAAatcatcgatattccgatatatcgatacgtccgaaaaattaaaagcacgacaaaaaaaatgaaaattttagattTCCCATTTCAGATCATCAAATCACACATAGAAGATTCCCTGTTTTTAACAGATTGTGTCTAATGTGCTATATTTTTACTTTGAAAAATCGAAATCTGATATCAGCTACATACGGTCAAATATCTCTCATgaaaaaatcgatacaaaatatcgattaatcggagcgaaaatatcgattcccgatatatcgtatcggtatcgcccattcctaTGACCCTTCACGTTAGAAAGGTTAAGTACtggtaaggggccgtacactaattacgtaagcaatttttctgggtttttcaatccccctccccccatgtaagatttttcccatacaaatcaatttttatttatatggagcgtaagaaaatggccaaccccccctccccccataagtgcttacgtaattagtgtacggcccctaaacGAAAAACACAAAAAGACGCGAAACTATTCAATCACAAATCttatatttaataattaatGCTTGGTAAATAAACGCTTTCAAACTCCGGTGGCTTCAGTGATCCAGTTGCGAATAAGCGGGAAAGCAACTCGGGCATAAACTCCAGGTTCGATCCCAAGGCAGTGAGTGAATGAAACAATACCAATCTGTCGTCCTCCAGTAACAAGTGGGCCACCACTGTCTGCATTGCATGCATCACGTCCAGGCTCACTGGCGCAAAGCATACTGAAAGAAAACAACAATGTATTAAACATCATATACCTCAATAATACGCTGCGACGCATTTACTCGTCCGTAACCCAGCCTGCTGGCCACCCTGCGCGACATGTTGCCTGATCGATCACCGGAATGTCAACCATCTGTAGTATGACTGGTAATGTTCCAGGAACGCTCTGTAAACAAACCATGAGCTCAAATGAACAACAAACGATCAgcataaaaatattgtttattaCCGTGAGACCCCAGCCTGATACTACCGCACGGGTTCCATGAGGGTAATAAGTGTCAGCTGGAACCAGCTGAATTGGAGTAATATGCAATCCCTGCATAGCTTGTGCAGTACGAAGTACGCAAACATCGTTTTGAACAGTTATATCATTGTATTGAGGATGGTTTATAATCAAATCAACGCTGAAAATAGTCCCTCCATCCAATCGGCTGGAAGATCCACCACGTAGGGCTACCTACAAACATCAAAGATATAAATTAAAGTTATATGCGCAGATTATAACTTAAGTTATTTTGAGAGACTTACAGCATCCACACTTGGCAACGGGTAAGTACAATGAGCAGCCGAAAGGGCCCAACTTGTAGAAATTATTGAAGCTCCACAGAAATGTGATCCGAAGCGGATCAAAGAGAGCTGGTATGGAATGTCCGCAATGTTGGCATCGATGCCTCCCACAATTCGTCCAGTAACGGGGGGTCTCTCAATGGACTCCTTCAAACCGTAGTATGCACTGGGCATACGTCTGTTAAACCGCAACCAGATATCCTCATCAGGCCTTGCAGCCACAACGGTAAGACATAACACAAGCACTGCGAACACTTCCATTTTACTCAATTCTACAACCAAATAACTCAAGAAATACGCGAActtatatttatataatttttcgtAATTCGGTTTCCTATTTTTAGATTAGATACGCACTGCAAATGGAAAATCCATCCATGACAGTCGATTTATTTTTATCGTTTTATTGGTCTTTCAGTGGGGGTTATCAAATTCATTATGAAGGGGTTTattttgggccctccttagccgtgcggtatgaCGATAAAAATTCCGTCAAATAGCgtcaaataatattttcattattttttaatcttttcaaTCAAAAGTGAATTATTTCTAATAGCAAAAGTTGCCGGTGTCGTTTGAAGAGTTATTGAGTTAGCAATTAAATAGATGGTGATTTAAATAATatgttcattcatttcatttatttagtctacatctaaacagataacactgaatcaaccatttgacgccacaatacacgattcgaggccgcatctctccatcctcgaatatgccccacgctcgccaagtcgttttgcacctggtatgcccatctcgctcgctgcgctccacgccgtctcgtacctgccggatcggaagcgaacaccatctttgcagggttgctgtccggcattcttgcaacatgtcctgcccatcgtacccttccggctttagctaccttctggatactgggttcgccgtagagctgggcgagctcgtggttcattcttcgccgccacacatcgtcttcttgcaaaccgccaaagatggtcctaagcacccgtctctcgaatactccgagtgcttgcaagtcctcctcgagcattgtccatgtttcatgtccttagaggacaaccggtcttattagcgtcttgtaaatttggtgcggtggcgaatcttttttgaccgcagttttttctggagcccgtagtaggcccgaggcccgacttccacagatgatgcaccttcgtatttcacgactaacattgttatcatccGTTAGCAAGGACACTGCTTCCcaagcgggccctgtcgcgctcggttccgcccacaagcatgtactttgtctttgacgcattcacaacgagtccaacttttgttgcttcacgtttcaggcgggtgtacagttctgccacctttgcaaatgttcggccgacaatgtccatgtcatccgcgaaacaaataaattgaatggatctgttgaaaattgtaccccggctctccgcatgacaccttctagcgcaatgttgaacaacatgagcatgagcaggataaccgtacaattcgtagttgctactccgtgattgactagaacttgcgaaattgcacagggaaccaattgaatggagtttgggtttagctatcattctcaatgtgcaaatttcggaaattcaatgcattttactaagtcaattacggcgccggccacgtccttacggtcatcaagggaaggaaggattattagttcaactctcgttgctactagagaccgagtatacctctgcatctccacgatagtcttagtATGAaaggatatattatctggattcactttggtaagtgatgcgatctatgggataggaattTATGAATGAGAATTggaagtactagagtaatgagaaagtattaaagtgaattctaatgggattcattttttacaattagaatttgaatgctattggattctaatactacgcacacgtctaccataccatcgctacccgcacatcaccctcacacattcttacttgtatgaggcctgcacgagcatagcgaccgtatatagcattcgtatgcgggtacaaatgaataccaatctatttttacatttttttactgctactaagtaacaggcagctttttattacaattctatatttagaatcatacttgctagcaatgagaatttgatttgcaaagagattgagttatatgattaatgaaattatctaataggaaattggaaagggccagggatcaaacccttaatctcctgcttatgaggcagaagcagtgacacaaggccaccaagcaccctaccttctagcgcaatgttgaacaacaggcacgaaagtccatcaccctGTCTTAGTCCCGGCGTGATTCGAaagaactggagtgttcgcccgtaatcttcacacagttttgcacaccatccaccattgctttgatcagtctggtaagcttcccagggaagctgttctcgtccataattttccataactctacgcggtttatactgtcgtatgccgccttgaaatcaacgaacagatggtgcgttgggacctggtattcacgacatttttgaaggatttgccgtacagtaaagatctggtccgttatcgagcggccgtcaatgaagccggcttgataacttcccacgaactcgttcactaatggtgacagacgacggaagatgatctgggatatcactttgtaggcggcattaacccttatgcggccgacggggtacccgtgttcctttttcaacttcaagtggtgatatttcaattaatttttatagttgaaagctgaaactcggtgacatctaagaactacataaaatgtagcatctgtgagaaaatcacgttgatacagtgaggagggacgtggggaggggcatctgacTTTTTTTACCACGcagatggccgacagggtaccggCTCGCGGAAAGTCGTGTTTTCCACTGCTGTCAGAGTCTCGAATTTTTTCCTCAAATTTTTTACGTATCAACTAAAAATGAAGAACTCATCTCAAGATGTCAATAAGGTAGCGTAACAATATCATGCAAAACGGCGATTTGGGACCTAGGATCAGCAGAAGTAAGCCAGTCAGTGATGCGACGGGCTCGATACCATGTTTGGATCCCAATATGGAGCTGGCGACCAACCTTATCCAGGGAGAAGAAAAACGTCATAAGGAGGAACGCAAACGTGATCTGTGAGACGATTATATTTAGAGGATAAGTGGGTCTCTGTCAAAGGTAAGGTAGGGGGTAAGATGGGACGAGCAGCATTAGATAAATTACTCAATTAGGTTTGTATTGGTTCCTGTGAAGCATGGGGCTCCATACCAAAATGTGGCATTCCATACCAAACGGCGCTTATTATGAATGTTTATATTTACTTGTCTACCAAAAAGCGTTACAGAGGGGAGTGAGGGGGGtctcaaaatctgaaaaatgtGGATGTCATatttaaccttagtaagatgttggggtcaatatgacccaaaacgaaacttcaaagtagaataactttttacctgataatccgatcgttctgaaatttcttgacttttaatattttgtggaaaaaaaagcatctgacatgaaaaaagtattttaaggtgcaacaggaacgaccccacaaaaaaaattacgaataagatgttggggtcatattgacccagaaatgtaaatgcttataaaacagtcaaattataaccgaattacaaactttatataccgttcgaaagataaactcatcaattttgtggatatgtggtgatatgctggttctggagacaatggccaccgggaaacgacttccacggggaccttgtcggtcatataaggggagcataaaaatcgctccattcgatcgctaattcttcatatattctcttaaaacggtaatgtatggtccatgagatagtttccgacgaaagtggccactcctggtacatgcaaggtgcccccggggaacccgcaggaggggacatttccgttttagcaccaaaatatgccgtgcggcggctcttttgtcatgatttttcaccaaacagatggttctgcgcttgaaatcgataagtgaccacattggccactcctggtacatgcaaggtgcccccgggaaatccgcaggaggggacatttccgttttagcacccaaatataccgtgcggcggctctgtcgtcatgattttccacaaaatagatgataatgcgcttgaaatcgataagtgaccacattggccactcctggtacatgcaaggtgccccggggaacccgcaggaggggacatttccgttttagcaccaaaatatgccgtgcggcggctcttttgccatgattttccaccaaacagatggttatgcgcttgaaatcgataagtgaccacattggccactcctggtacatgcaaggtgcccccggggaatccacaggaggggacattt contains:
- the LOC134203717 gene encoding trypsin-7-like — encoded protein: MEVFAVLVLCLTVVAARPDEDIWLRFNRRMPSAYYGLKESIERPPVTGRIVGGIDANIADIPYQLSLIRFGSHFCGASIISTSWALSAAHCTYPLPSVDAVALRGGSSSRLDGGTIFSVDLIINHPQYNDITVQNDVCVLRTAQAMQGLHITPIQLVPADTYYPHGTRAVVSGWGLTSVPGTLPVILQMVDIPVIDQATCRAGWPAGWVTDDMLCASEPGRDACNADSGGPLVTGGRQIGIVSFTHCLGIEPGVYARVAFPLIRNWITEATGV